In one Corallococcus silvisoli genomic region, the following are encoded:
- a CDS encoding FAD-binding oxidoreductase, with amino-acid sequence MSQSLAGRVSGPVYTPSDAGYAPECAGFNVLITHSPQFVVAAQSTQDVAETVRFARENQLAVSVLATGHGTYASITSGILISTKALNQVSIDVASRTATIGAGARWEPVVAEAAKHGLAPVAGSSTNVGVVGYLLGGGLGPLVRSHGISSDYVTGFTVVTSDGETLEASAEHHPDLFWGLRGGKSGFGIVTQVKVRLVELPSLYAGGLFFAEEHIEAALRGWVKWTAEADARVSTSVAVMRFPPFDFIPPPLRGRTVLNLRFAFPGSTEEGAKHAAPLRALAPIYLDMLGELPASQIARIHNDPDKPSPVWTSGMMLTHVDQDFASTVLRHVGAGVQTPFFMLELRHLGGPSQRDVEGGSAVGGRGANFVAGLVGMHPPLFETVLPGAEQGLRAELKPWLSPEMTINFMGRPRSAEQYDSAWPEATRTKLKEVRQKYDPQHFFASAK; translated from the coding sequence ATGTCCCAGTCCCTCGCTGGCCGCGTGAGCGGTCCTGTCTACACCCCGTCCGACGCGGGCTATGCGCCGGAGTGCGCCGGCTTCAACGTCCTCATCACGCACTCGCCGCAGTTCGTGGTCGCGGCGCAGTCCACGCAGGACGTCGCGGAGACGGTGCGCTTCGCCCGGGAGAACCAGCTCGCCGTCTCCGTGCTGGCCACCGGACACGGGACATACGCGTCCATCACCTCCGGCATCCTCATCTCCACGAAGGCGCTGAACCAGGTGAGCATCGACGTGGCGTCGCGCACGGCCACCATTGGCGCGGGCGCGCGCTGGGAGCCCGTGGTCGCGGAGGCGGCGAAGCATGGGCTCGCGCCGGTCGCGGGCTCGTCGACGAACGTGGGCGTGGTGGGCTACCTGCTGGGCGGCGGCCTGGGGCCGCTCGTGCGCAGCCACGGCATCAGCTCCGACTATGTCACCGGCTTCACGGTGGTCACGAGCGACGGGGAGACCCTGGAGGCGAGCGCGGAGCATCACCCGGACCTGTTCTGGGGCCTGCGCGGCGGCAAGAGCGGGTTCGGCATCGTGACGCAGGTGAAGGTGCGCCTGGTGGAGCTGCCGTCGCTCTACGCGGGGGGCCTCTTCTTCGCGGAGGAGCACATCGAGGCCGCGCTGCGCGGCTGGGTGAAGTGGACGGCGGAGGCCGACGCGCGCGTGTCGACGAGCGTCGCCGTCATGCGCTTCCCGCCGTTCGACTTCATCCCGCCCCCGCTGCGCGGCCGCACGGTGCTCAACCTGCGCTTCGCCTTCCCGGGCTCCACCGAGGAGGGCGCGAAGCACGCGGCGCCGCTGCGCGCGCTGGCCCCCATCTACCTGGACATGCTGGGCGAGCTGCCGGCGTCGCAGATCGCCCGCATCCACAATGATCCGGACAAGCCCAGCCCCGTGTGGACCAGCGGCATGATGCTGACCCACGTGGACCAGGACTTCGCGTCCACGGTGCTGCGCCACGTGGGGGCGGGCGTGCAGACGCCCTTCTTCATGCTGGAGCTGCGGCACCTGGGCGGCCCCAGCCAGCGCGACGTGGAGGGCGGCTCGGCGGTGGGAGGCCGCGGCGCCAACTTCGTGGCCGGGCTGGTGGGCATGCACCCGCCCCTGTTCGAGACGGTCCTGCCCGGCGCCGAGCAGGGCCTGCGCGCGGAGCTGAAGCCCTGGCTGTCGCCCGAGATGACCATCAACTTCATGGGCCGGCCGCGCTCGGCCGAGCAGTACGACAGCGCCTGGCCGGAGGCCACGCGGACGAAGCTCAAGGAGGTCCGCCAGAAGTACGACCCGCAGCACTTCTTCGCCTCCGCGAAGTAG
- a CDS encoding sigma-54-dependent transcriptional regulator, whose amino-acid sequence MSEALKGHVLVVDDDPALLKVLGALLTQAGLTPHPAPSAKDALTLLARRPIDVVLSDVRMPGMSGMELLAEVGRGWPDVPVLLMTAHGTVPLAVEAMKAGAADFVLKPFDREELLFTLKKALLHTQEAPGPARAQGKAQDGLFVGTGRAMSEVKALLAKAAQGTATVLLRGESGTGKELAARALHEGSPRRSGPFVKLHCAALPDTLLESELFGYEKGAFTGAATRKPGRVELAHGGTLFLDEIGDVSPSVQVKLLRVLQEREFERLGGTQTVKVDVRFVAATHQPLEDGVRRGTFREDLFYRLNVVPLWLPTLRERPEDIASLSLHFLDVHARANGRPRFTLSEDGLQALQAQPWPGNVRQLQNFLERLVVLSDGPVLTGADVARELARQPGIAPPPVAAPPPRAASDSVTLESRRKDVEKEALADALKRAGDNRTLAARLLGVSRRTLYNKLEEHGLL is encoded by the coding sequence GTGAGCGAGGCACTGAAGGGCCACGTATTGGTGGTGGATGACGACCCGGCGCTGCTCAAGGTGCTGGGCGCGCTGCTCACCCAGGCGGGCCTCACGCCGCACCCGGCCCCGAGCGCGAAGGACGCCCTGACGCTGCTCGCGCGCCGCCCCATCGACGTGGTGCTGAGCGACGTGCGCATGCCCGGCATGAGCGGCATGGAGCTGCTCGCGGAGGTGGGGCGCGGCTGGCCGGACGTGCCCGTCCTCCTGATGACCGCGCACGGCACGGTGCCGCTGGCGGTGGAGGCGATGAAGGCGGGCGCCGCGGACTTCGTGCTCAAGCCCTTCGACCGGGAGGAGCTGCTCTTCACGCTGAAGAAGGCGCTGCTCCACACGCAGGAGGCGCCAGGGCCGGCGCGCGCGCAGGGCAAGGCGCAGGACGGCCTCTTCGTGGGCACGGGCCGCGCGATGTCGGAGGTGAAGGCCCTGCTGGCGAAGGCCGCCCAGGGCACCGCCACGGTCCTGCTCCGGGGCGAGTCCGGCACGGGCAAGGAGCTGGCCGCGCGGGCGCTGCACGAGGGCAGCCCCCGGCGCTCCGGGCCGTTCGTGAAGCTGCACTGCGCGGCGCTGCCGGACACGCTGCTGGAGAGCGAGCTGTTCGGCTACGAGAAGGGCGCCTTCACCGGCGCGGCGACGCGCAAGCCCGGCCGCGTGGAGCTGGCGCACGGCGGCACGCTGTTCCTCGACGAGATTGGCGACGTGTCCCCCAGCGTGCAGGTGAAGCTGCTGCGCGTGTTGCAGGAGCGCGAGTTCGAGCGGCTGGGCGGCACGCAGACGGTGAAGGTGGACGTGCGGTTCGTCGCGGCCACGCACCAGCCCCTGGAGGACGGGGTGCGCCGGGGCACCTTCCGGGAGGACCTCTTCTACCGGCTCAACGTGGTGCCTCTCTGGCTGCCCACGCTGCGCGAGCGGCCGGAGGACATCGCGTCCCTGTCCCTCCACTTCCTGGACGTGCACGCGCGGGCGAATGGCCGCCCGCGGTTCACCCTGAGCGAGGACGGGCTCCAGGCGCTCCAGGCCCAGCCATGGCCCGGCAACGTGCGCCAGCTGCAGAACTTCCTGGAGCGGCTGGTGGTCCTCTCCGACGGGCCGGTGCTCACCGGCGCGGACGTGGCGCGCGAGCTGGCACGCCAGCCGGGCATCGCGCCGCCGCCCGTCGCCGCGCCGCCGCCTCGCGCCGCCTCCGACTCCGTGACGTTGGAGTCACGGCGCAAGGACGTGGAGAAGGAGGCCCTGGCGGATGCGCTGAAGCGCGCGGGCGACAACCGCACCCTCGCGGCCCGGCTGCTCGGGGTCAGCCGGCGCACGCTCTACAACAAGCTGGAAGAGCACGGCCTGCTGTAG
- a CDS encoding sensor histidine kinase, producing MTGAMWVSLLACAGQLALAGIALARVGKSPLALPLSLLSIVLSTWNFAAFGLARSGDSDWRLMGFAAALMTLPCAVHFILAFVGRRRRSAWALYATYAGMSALALTLLVAMGVPALEERINTFRFGLAVAAGAIPILATGFVLLARHLRRAGSADERARAGLMLLGLTLLVALLLTDLAAEMALPVPRLGNVGTLLGLPVMATASLRFQLFGRDARATSAAVHAVVLALAGVLAYLTLFRVFAAESGALVVGTTAITFSLLLAARRVVTGFVTRRERLEQLATLGRFSAQMAHDLKNPLAALKGAAQYLKEEHARGHSWDAHGDFLDLLLEQVERLDRVADTYQRLARVEPLRRPLDVNRLVEGVLSLQAFATPGEVVLKKELSPGLPECAGDEDLLANALENLVRNAFEAMPAGGTLTVRTQGDGDAVEVSVEDTGGGMDARTRERAFDDFFTTKATGSGLGLAFVRRVAEAHGGTASLTSGEGRGTILRLRLPATPVPRAPASEGEAA from the coding sequence ATGACGGGCGCCATGTGGGTCAGCCTGCTGGCGTGCGCGGGGCAGCTGGCCCTCGCCGGCATCGCGCTCGCGCGCGTGGGGAAGAGCCCCCTGGCGCTGCCGCTGTCGCTGCTGTCCATCGTGCTGTCCACCTGGAACTTCGCCGCCTTCGGGCTGGCGCGCTCCGGGGACTCCGACTGGCGGCTGATGGGCTTCGCGGCCGCACTGATGACGCTGCCGTGCGCGGTGCACTTCATCCTCGCGTTCGTGGGCCGCCGGCGCCGCTCCGCCTGGGCCCTGTACGCCACCTACGCCGGGATGAGCGCGCTGGCGCTGACCCTGCTCGTGGCCATGGGCGTGCCCGCGCTGGAGGAGCGCATCAACACCTTCCGCTTCGGGCTGGCGGTCGCCGCCGGGGCCATCCCCATCCTCGCCACGGGCTTCGTGCTGCTGGCGCGCCACCTGCGCCGCGCGGGCTCCGCGGATGAACGGGCGCGCGCGGGCCTGATGCTGCTGGGGCTCACCCTGCTCGTCGCGCTGCTGCTCACGGACCTGGCGGCGGAGATGGCGCTGCCCGTGCCCAGGCTGGGCAACGTGGGCACGCTGCTGGGCCTGCCGGTGATGGCCACCGCGTCGCTGCGCTTCCAGCTCTTCGGCCGGGACGCGCGGGCCACCAGCGCGGCGGTGCACGCCGTCGTGCTCGCGCTGGCGGGCGTGCTCGCGTACCTGACGCTCTTCCGCGTCTTCGCGGCGGAGTCGGGGGCGCTCGTCGTGGGCACCACCGCCATCACCTTCTCGCTGCTGCTGGCGGCGCGGCGGGTCGTCACCGGCTTCGTCACCCGGCGCGAGCGCCTGGAACAGCTGGCCACGCTGGGGCGCTTCTCCGCGCAGATGGCCCACGACCTGAAGAACCCCCTCGCCGCGCTCAAGGGCGCCGCCCAGTACCTCAAGGAGGAGCACGCGCGCGGCCACTCCTGGGACGCGCACGGAGACTTCCTGGACCTCCTGCTGGAGCAGGTGGAGCGCCTGGACCGGGTGGCGGACACCTACCAGCGACTCGCGCGCGTGGAGCCCCTGCGCCGGCCGCTGGACGTGAACCGGCTGGTGGAGGGCGTCCTGTCGCTCCAGGCCTTCGCCACGCCAGGAGAGGTCGTGCTCAAGAAGGAGCTCTCGCCCGGCCTGCCCGAGTGCGCGGGGGACGAGGACCTGCTCGCGAACGCGCTGGAGAACCTGGTGCGCAACGCCTTCGAGGCCATGCCCGCCGGAGGCACCCTCACCGTGCGCACGCAGGGGGACGGCGACGCGGTGGAGGTGAGCGTGGAGGACACCGGCGGCGGCATGGACGCGCGCACGCGGGAGCGGGCCTTCGACGACTTCTTCACCACCAAGGCGACGGGCAGCGGCCTGGGGCTGGCCTTCGTGCGGCGCGTGGCGGAGGCGCACGGCGGCACGGCATCCCTGACGAGCGGCGAGGGCCGTGGCACCATCCTGCGCCTGCGCCTGCCCGCGACACCCGTCCCCCGGGCCCCGGCGTCCGAGGGAGAAGCCGCGTGA
- a CDS encoding GspE/PulE/PilB domain-containing protein: MPSRLAQHLVSRALLTQEQAGELLRQHQAQGGHLDTALLERGLSEQDVLALLGEVSGFRPVNLVDFEPNLEVASFIPPKIAERLSVVPLSLDGNTLHVACAYPVPKKELDEVGFLLGKPLELWVAIELRVREWISIIYRQPLPPRFVQLGEAVAAQQAGALTPPPPPPPDDESSMTVDMVEQLARSVAQEPVPAGPRPASREPAPADIPPPAYVREPLRLNTSAGPVTTARAVQRPTPPPAPADIPPPAYTREPLRLNMPGTPARPTPPAAQAPNRGASGNTEPPTLYPPGERPLPPPQPVPVLLPVDAPSGAKPQGQPPGAQAASRPGAAPQGLAPTATQAPRTAAPQAGAPAQGPSTTAAQDSSRPGTSAQGASDSAAASGRQGTTLQGATHPGPAAPQGPSATTAQGAGSTAQPRAGAAAQAPQATGARPPVWPPAPEQQNRAAPTGTPTPPPVPPTPPRGEPSFIIFSNPASSPGASRPRATPEPASVPGASNAPDAAVPDWTLPQARAALRESTRDLDRLLDVALRFGRRTFDYVAAFAVVRGAAGGWDARGDGLDANALSQVSIPLDASSVFRTVAVTRGSYAGPLPPDALTRHYLELFGRQAPRTVFLYPVEVKGRLVSILYGDCGQKPMSQRRLSDYILFCQDLPAAFQELILFRKQRVAELRTPEEDITIDVDVPGFPASAQPAPAPAVVAGLGWNPVFGRGGVANLGRAAAMPPRVLSPEERPPPDFAPLLRRLTGPDAAQRSSAMAELARSPEASARVLAQHFPGPTAWSRLPVVELPEADELGPIPAALSRLGRPAAVALAPLLDSNDADTRYLALLTAGNLPYAELVDGVLRGLFDMEPDISSAARVAAAALKHLPRLDASLRDLRQEMTSRDALRRSLAARALGTLHDRDAIEGLINLTGSDDAMCAQAAAEALREVTRATLGLQPRQWSGWWAENRSRRRADWLVAALRHRELDVRLAAIEELSRALHDTLGYYADAPDAEREAAVRRWESAAVDPANARRLGML; the protein is encoded by the coding sequence ATGCCTTCGCGTCTTGCCCAGCACCTCGTCTCGCGCGCCCTCCTGACCCAGGAGCAGGCCGGAGAGTTGTTGCGTCAGCATCAGGCCCAGGGAGGCCATCTGGACACCGCGCTCCTGGAGCGCGGCCTCTCCGAACAGGACGTCCTCGCGCTGCTGGGCGAGGTCTCCGGCTTCCGGCCCGTGAACCTGGTGGACTTCGAGCCCAACCTCGAGGTCGCCAGCTTCATCCCCCCGAAAATCGCTGAGCGACTGAGCGTCGTCCCGCTGTCCCTGGACGGCAACACGCTCCACGTGGCGTGCGCCTACCCGGTGCCGAAGAAGGAGCTGGACGAGGTCGGCTTCCTCCTGGGCAAGCCGTTGGAGCTGTGGGTCGCCATCGAGCTGCGGGTGCGCGAGTGGATCTCCATCATCTACCGCCAGCCGCTCCCGCCCCGGTTCGTCCAGTTGGGCGAAGCCGTCGCCGCGCAGCAGGCCGGGGCCCTCACGCCGCCGCCTCCTCCGCCGCCGGATGACGAATCGTCGATGACGGTGGACATGGTGGAGCAGCTCGCGCGCTCCGTGGCCCAGGAGCCCGTGCCCGCCGGGCCCCGCCCCGCCTCGCGTGAGCCCGCGCCCGCGGACATCCCGCCGCCGGCGTACGTGCGGGAGCCGCTGCGCCTCAACACCTCCGCGGGCCCCGTCACCACGGCCCGCGCCGTCCAGCGCCCCACTCCGCCCCCGGCGCCGGCGGACATCCCACCCCCCGCCTACACGCGCGAACCCCTGCGCTTGAACATGCCGGGCACGCCCGCCCGCCCCACCCCGCCCGCCGCGCAGGCGCCGAACCGGGGCGCGTCCGGAAACACCGAACCGCCGACGCTCTACCCGCCGGGAGAGCGGCCCCTGCCGCCGCCGCAGCCCGTGCCCGTGCTGCTGCCCGTGGACGCGCCCAGCGGGGCGAAGCCGCAGGGCCAGCCCCCCGGAGCGCAGGCGGCTTCGCGGCCAGGAGCCGCGCCCCAGGGACTGGCCCCCACCGCCACGCAGGCGCCTCGCACCGCCGCGCCCCAGGCTGGCGCCCCCGCGCAGGGCCCCTCCACGACGGCGGCGCAGGACTCCAGCCGGCCGGGCACCTCCGCGCAGGGCGCATCCGACTCGGCCGCCGCCTCGGGCCGGCAGGGCACCACGCTTCAGGGCGCGACCCACCCGGGCCCCGCGGCCCCGCAGGGCCCCTCCGCGACGACGGCGCAGGGAGCGGGCTCTACCGCGCAGCCCCGCGCGGGCGCCGCCGCCCAGGCGCCGCAGGCCACGGGCGCCCGTCCTCCCGTGTGGCCGCCCGCGCCCGAGCAGCAGAACCGCGCGGCTCCGACTGGCACGCCGACTCCGCCGCCCGTGCCTCCGACGCCGCCCCGCGGGGAGCCGTCGTTCATCATCTTCAGCAACCCGGCGTCGAGCCCGGGCGCGAGCCGTCCGCGCGCCACGCCGGAGCCCGCCTCCGTGCCGGGCGCCTCCAACGCGCCGGATGCCGCCGTGCCGGACTGGACGCTGCCCCAGGCCCGGGCCGCGCTGCGCGAGTCGACGCGGGACCTGGACCGGCTGCTGGACGTGGCCCTGCGCTTCGGCCGCCGCACCTTCGACTACGTGGCCGCCTTCGCGGTGGTGCGCGGCGCGGCCGGTGGCTGGGACGCGCGCGGCGACGGCCTGGACGCCAACGCCCTGTCCCAGGTCTCCATCCCGCTGGACGCGAGCAGCGTCTTCCGCACCGTGGCCGTCACGCGCGGCAGCTACGCGGGCCCGCTGCCCCCGGACGCGCTCACGCGGCACTACCTGGAGCTCTTCGGCCGTCAGGCGCCTCGCACCGTCTTCCTGTACCCGGTCGAGGTGAAGGGCCGGCTGGTGTCCATCCTCTACGGCGACTGCGGCCAGAAGCCGATGAGCCAGCGCCGGCTGAGCGACTACATCCTGTTCTGCCAGGACCTGCCCGCCGCCTTCCAGGAGCTCATCCTCTTCCGCAAGCAGCGCGTGGCCGAGCTGCGCACGCCCGAAGAGGACATCACCATCGACGTGGACGTGCCCGGCTTCCCGGCCTCGGCCCAGCCCGCCCCCGCGCCCGCCGTGGTCGCGGGACTCGGCTGGAACCCCGTGTTCGGCCGGGGCGGCGTGGCCAACCTGGGCCGCGCCGCCGCCATGCCCCCGCGCGTGCTGTCCCCGGAGGAGCGCCCGCCCCCGGACTTCGCGCCGCTCCTGCGTCGGCTCACCGGCCCGGACGCCGCGCAGCGCTCCAGCGCGATGGCGGAGCTGGCGCGCTCGCCCGAGGCCAGCGCCCGCGTGCTCGCGCAGCACTTCCCCGGCCCCACCGCCTGGAGCCGCCTGCCGGTGGTGGAGCTGCCAGAGGCGGACGAGCTGGGCCCCATCCCCGCCGCCCTGTCGCGCCTGGGCCGCCCCGCGGCCGTCGCGCTGGCGCCGCTCCTGGACTCGAACGACGCGGACACGCGCTACCTTGCGCTGCTCACCGCGGGCAACCTGCCCTACGCGGAGCTGGTGGACGGCGTGCTGCGCGGCCTGTTCGACATGGAGCCGGACATCTCCAGCGCCGCGCGCGTGGCCGCCGCCGCGCTCAAGCACCTGCCCCGCCTGGACGCGTCCCTGCGCGACCTGCGCCAGGAGATGACCAGCCGGGACGCGCTGCGCCGCTCGCTGGCCGCCCGGGCCCTGGGCACGCTGCACGACCGCGACGCCATCGAAGGCCTCATCAACCTCACCGGCAGCGACGACGCGATGTGCGCGCAGGCCGCCGCGGAGGCGCTGCGCGAGGTCACCCGCGCCACGCTGGGCCTCCAGCCGCGCCAGTGGTCGGGGTGGTGGGCGGAGAACCGCAGCCGCCGCCGCGCGGACTGGCTGGTGGCCGCGCTGCGACACCGCGAGCTGGACGTGCGGCTCGCGGCCATCGAGGAGCTCAGCCGCGCCCTGCACGACACGCTCGGCTACTACGCGGACGCGCCGGACGCGGAGCGCGAAGCGGCGGTGCGGCGCTGGGAGTCCGCGGCGGTGGACCCCGCCAACGCCCGGCGCCTGGGCATGCTCTGA
- a CDS encoding RDD family protein codes for MSKCLKCGASLPPVGDCPACAANAARPPVAAPIPSLLDRDIHIDRRKAGDRDALDMGGDPVTLNNEPVEPETLRGTPAFVMEPPRSPITPPGMTPAVRSATPPRAPAPQPAQAPAAAPPRVAAPRAAVPPTDGPAVRAPGATPRAPAAAPASAATARATTPQADATVRAATPASDATVRAAAPASDATVRAAAPASDATVRAPMPPSEAQVRSAAPQADAAARATPRAPAPPMDAAARASAPSPEAALRAAAPHGEGQTARPPAQQAPRVATPAAAPMPPRAAPASANAPSGAVLPPRPATAQPPPAVAPLAAVAPPRAAPTPAMPEPGFQIPGVAAPRAAPAPMNAMEPRPGSAPTPAYGTEPHGARPQAQASGLPRRDAAQGAPGLPRMDAQAARPGTAAQPHASVGLPPTDVAAQAAAGLPRMGAASHPAPPAQPRMGVAAQPSASGLPHGNASAQAAASGQPHANSPAQAASGMHSENASAQAASGMPYENASAQAASGMHHGNASGPAQWDAAPASSGLPRMDGPARSSGLPRRDAAPGLPMMEDPAFLPPLETPAFATASSPPAPGVSRMEASAAPAAPSKSKVTKAAAPAAGEVHARPASLWRRLLSFTVDTAAIGAVAAAYITLASSVAGVKGPQPGLTGLDAFVAWLRALHTVLLPGMVLMLVLATVYCAVAAFLWNGRTLGRLLLGLRLVDTHGMAPTPGRAIFRALLAGVSFVLFLGGFWMALFDRRGQTLHDKLTSTFVVQPS; via the coding sequence TTGTCCAAGTGCCTGAAGTGCGGCGCCTCGCTGCCGCCGGTCGGAGATTGCCCTGCTTGCGCCGCCAATGCCGCGCGCCCGCCAGTGGCGGCTCCCATCCCGAGCCTGCTCGACCGCGACATCCATATCGACCGTCGCAAGGCGGGGGATCGCGACGCCCTGGACATGGGCGGCGATCCCGTCACCCTGAACAATGAGCCGGTGGAGCCGGAGACGCTGCGAGGCACGCCTGCCTTCGTGATGGAGCCGCCCCGGAGCCCCATCACCCCGCCGGGGATGACGCCCGCCGTTCGTTCGGCGACGCCGCCCCGAGCACCCGCTCCCCAGCCCGCGCAGGCGCCCGCCGCCGCGCCGCCGCGTGTCGCCGCGCCTCGCGCCGCCGTGCCCCCGACGGATGGACCGGCGGTGCGCGCACCCGGCGCGACGCCCCGCGCGCCCGCCGCGGCTCCGGCTTCTGCCGCGACGGCTCGCGCCACCACGCCCCAGGCCGACGCGACGGTTCGCGCCGCGACTCCGGCCTCCGACGCGACGGTTCGCGCCGCGGCTCCGGCCTCCGACGCGACGGTTCGCGCCGCGGCTCCGGCCTCCGATGCGACGGTTCGCGCCCCCATGCCGCCTTCGGAGGCACAGGTCCGGTCCGCCGCGCCCCAGGCCGACGCAGCCGCCCGTGCGACTCCGCGTGCTCCCGCTCCGCCGATGGACGCGGCCGCGCGCGCCTCCGCGCCTTCGCCCGAGGCGGCGCTCCGAGCCGCCGCACCGCACGGTGAAGGCCAGACGGCCCGGCCTCCCGCGCAGCAGGCTCCCCGTGTGGCGACGCCCGCCGCCGCGCCCATGCCTCCTCGCGCCGCGCCGGCTTCCGCGAATGCTCCTTCAGGCGCCGTGCTTCCTCCGCGCCCCGCCACGGCGCAGCCTCCTCCGGCCGTGGCTCCGCTGGCCGCCGTGGCCCCTCCGCGCGCCGCGCCGACGCCGGCCATGCCAGAGCCGGGCTTCCAGATTCCGGGGGTCGCCGCGCCTCGCGCCGCGCCGGCTCCGATGAACGCCATGGAGCCCCGTCCGGGCTCCGCGCCCACGCCCGCCTACGGCACCGAGCCGCATGGCGCCCGGCCCCAGGCGCAGGCCTCCGGTCTGCCTCGCAGGGATGCCGCCCAGGGCGCACCCGGTCTGCCCCGCATGGATGCGCAGGCCGCGCGTCCGGGAACGGCCGCGCAGCCCCACGCATCCGTCGGCCTGCCGCCCACGGACGTGGCCGCGCAGGCTGCAGCGGGCCTGCCGCGCATGGGCGCGGCCTCGCACCCTGCCCCTCCGGCTCAGCCTCGGATGGGCGTGGCCGCGCAGCCTTCAGCGTCCGGGCTGCCCCACGGGAACGCCTCCGCGCAGGCGGCCGCGTCCGGGCAGCCTCACGCGAACTCCCCCGCGCAGGCTGCGTCTGGCATGCACTCCGAGAACGCCTCCGCCCAGGCTGCTTCCGGCATGCCTTACGAGAACGCCTCCGCCCAGGCTGCTTCCGGCATGCACCACGGGAATGCCTCCGGTCCGGCGCAGTGGGACGCCGCCCCGGCGTCCTCAGGTCTGCCTCGCATGGACGGCCCCGCGCGGTCCTCCGGTCTGCCCCGCCGGGACGCCGCGCCGGGTCTGCCCATGATGGAGGATCCGGCCTTCCTGCCTCCGCTGGAGACCCCGGCCTTCGCCACCGCGTCCTCGCCTCCTGCTCCGGGCGTGTCCCGCATGGAGGCCTCGGCGGCCCCCGCCGCGCCCTCCAAGTCGAAGGTGACCAAGGCGGCGGCTCCGGCCGCTGGCGAGGTGCACGCGAGGCCCGCGTCGCTGTGGCGCCGGTTGCTGTCGTTCACCGTCGACACCGCGGCCATCGGCGCCGTGGCGGCGGCCTACATCACCCTGGCCTCGTCGGTCGCGGGCGTGAAGGGCCCCCAGCCCGGGTTGACCGGACTGGACGCGTTCGTGGCCTGGCTGCGCGCGCTGCACACCGTGCTGCTGCCGGGCATGGTCCTGATGCTGGTGCTGGCGACCGTCTACTGCGCGGTCGCGGCCTTCCTCTGGAATGGACGCACGCTGGGCCGGTTGCTCCTGGGCCTGCGCCTGGTCGACACCCACGGCATGGCGCCCACCCCGGGCCGGGCCATCTTCCGGGCGCTGCTCGCCGGGGTTTCCTTCGTTCTGTTCCTGGGCGGCTTCTGGATGGCGCTGTTCGACCGACGCGGGCAGACGCTTCATGACAAGCTGACGTCCACCTTCGTCGTCCAACCGAGCTGA
- a CDS encoding GlsB/YeaQ/YmgE family stress response membrane protein, giving the protein MGIIAFIIIGLIAGLIARAILPGKQSMGLMATTLLGMVGSLVGGLIGSLFERNGRLFDLHASGIIMSVVGSIIVLLLVGAAGRRRVHA; this is encoded by the coding sequence ATGGGGATCATCGCCTTCATCATCATCGGCCTCATCGCGGGCCTCATCGCTCGGGCCATCCTGCCGGGCAAGCAGAGCATGGGCCTGATGGCCACCACCCTCTTGGGCATGGTCGGCTCGCTGGTGGGCGGCCTCATCGGTTCGCTCTTCGAGCGCAACGGACGGCTCTTCGACCTGCATGCTTCCGGCATCATCATGTCGGTGGTGGGATCGATCATCGTGCTGCTCCTCGTGGGAGCGGCGGGACGGCGCCGCGTCCACGCCTAG
- a CDS encoding 16S rRNA (uracil(1498)-N(3))-methyltransferase codes for MVRLFVPLPEPTPSDVTLTGERRHYLVHVLRLSEGDALEVFDGKGRAFEARVTGLEPEAVRLVLGTVRVTPPARRMHVLQGLPKGDKLEMVLQKGTELGATAFHPVATARSVVKLEPKRAEERTQRWARIVEEAARQCRRDDVPSVHPPQPLLDAARALTPGTLLLVLDEEESAVPLGEAFRSAGPGTPVALVIGPEGGLAREEVDGLRALGARPVTLGSRILRTETAALAALAVMQHLDGSFG; via the coding sequence GTGGTCCGCCTCTTCGTTCCGCTGCCCGAGCCCACCCCCTCCGATGTGACGCTCACGGGCGAGCGCCGCCATTACCTGGTCCACGTGCTGCGGCTGTCGGAGGGCGACGCGCTGGAGGTGTTCGACGGCAAGGGCCGCGCCTTCGAGGCGCGCGTCACGGGGCTGGAGCCGGAGGCCGTCCGGCTGGTGTTGGGGACCGTGCGGGTGACGCCCCCCGCGCGACGGATGCACGTGCTCCAGGGGCTGCCCAAGGGGGACAAGCTGGAGATGGTGCTTCAGAAGGGCACCGAGCTGGGCGCCACCGCGTTCCATCCGGTGGCCACGGCGCGCAGCGTGGTGAAGCTGGAGCCGAAGCGCGCCGAGGAGCGCACGCAGCGGTGGGCCCGAATCGTGGAGGAGGCCGCGCGCCAGTGTCGCCGCGACGACGTCCCTTCCGTGCATCCGCCCCAGCCCTTGCTGGACGCGGCGCGCGCGTTGACGCCGGGCACGCTCCTGCTGGTGCTGGACGAGGAGGAGTCCGCGGTGCCGCTCGGTGAGGCCTTCCGGAGCGCGGGGCCGGGGACCCCGGTGGCGCTGGTGATTGGCCCCGAAGGAGGGCTTGCTCGCGAGGAGGTCGACGGTTTGCGCGCATTGGGCGCAAGGCCCGTGACGCTGGGCTCCCGCATCCTGCGCACGGAGACGGCGGCGCTCGCGGCGCTCGCGGTGATGCAGCACCTGGATGGGTCGTTCGGTTAG